The DNA window CTTCATCCCCAGAATCCAGCCGGACGGAACCCCCAACCCCGTCGTCGCTGCCCTGCTCGAGGGCCGCCGATATGAAGGAAGGGCCTTTGTCGTGGACCGATGGTACATCACGGCCTATGAACCCCTCTATGACGCACAGAAAAAGGTTATCGGGGCCCTGTATGTCGGAATCCCCCAGGAACGCTGCACGAATATCCGGCAGGCAATTCTGAAAACCGTTGTCGGCAAGACCGGCTACGTCTTTGTGCTGGACTCCAAAGGCAGCTACATCATTTCCAAAGACGGCAAACGTGACGGGGAAAACATCGCGAATGCCAAGGATGCCAACGGCGTGCTTTTCATCCAGGAAATCTGCAAAAAAGCCCTTGCCTCCAAACCCGGCGAAATCACCGAACAGCGCTATCCCTGGCAAAACCCGGATGAACCCGCCCCGCGGGAAAAAATCGCCCGCATCGTGTATTTCCAGCCCTGGGACTGGGTTATCGGCGTCAGTTCCTATCTGGATGAGTTCTATGAATCCAGTGCCCGGCTTCGTTCAATCGGCCGTGCTTCCATGATTCAAATCGGTATCCTGGCAGCTGTTTCTTCAGCCCTCTGCCTTCTGATTTGGTTCTTCGTTTCGCATAAGCTTACAAACCGGCTGACCGAAGTCGCCGAACAAATCCTCACGGGCGTCCGGCAGGTCTCCGACGCTTCCGGACAGGTGGCATCGGCCTCCCAGACCCTCGCACAGGGAACGACTGAACAGGCCGCCGGCCTGGAGGAAACATCTTCCTCGCTCGAAGAGATGGCCGCCATGACCAAACAGAATGCCGACAACGCCGCTCAGGCCGCTACCCTGGCCTCCGGTGCACAGCAGGCCGCCGACAACGGCGCCAAGGCCATGCAGAAAATGCTGACGGCTATTGAGGAAATCCAGAAAAGTTCCGACGAAACGGCCAAGATTATCAAAGTCATCGATGAAATCGCCTTCCAGACCAATCTGCTGGCCTTAAATGCCGCCGTGGAAGCCGCACGAGCCGGAGAAGCCGGAAAGGGTTTTGCCGTCGTCGCTGAAGAAGTCCGCAACCTGGCGATTCGGTCCTCAGAAGCGGCGGAAAAAACCGCAGAGCTGATTGAACAGTCTGTCAAAAACGCCAAAAACGGTGTTCAAATCTCCAACGAAGTCAAAACCGCTCTCGACCAGATTGTCAGCGGCA is part of the Anaerohalosphaeraceae bacterium genome and encodes:
- a CDS encoding methyl-accepting chemotaxis protein; the protein is MLKNLTLKARLLTCGLILTLGPILVILAIVSIQNRRMTNVADEESTKMAYNDLDHLAQHIYNMLQVEQMSIQENINQALRVARDIFHQTGAIRLDESTVTWQAVNQFSQNTQTVTLPKLMVGDTWLGQNTSRQVPSPIVDKVKDLMGVTCTIFQRMNEQGDMLRVCTNVEKADGTRAIGTFIPRIQPDGTPNPVVAALLEGRRYEGRAFVVDRWYITAYEPLYDAQKKVIGALYVGIPQERCTNIRQAILKTVVGKTGYVFVLDSKGSYIISKDGKRDGENIANAKDANGVLFIQEICKKALASKPGEITEQRYPWQNPDEPAPREKIARIVYFQPWDWVIGVSSYLDEFYESSARLRSIGRASMIQIGILAAVSSALCLLIWFFVSHKLTNRLTEVAEQILTGVRQVSDASGQVASASQTLAQGTTEQAAGLEETSSSLEEMAAMTKQNADNAAQAATLASGAQQAADNGAKAMQKMLTAIEEIQKSSDETAKIIKVIDEIAFQTNLLALNAAVEAARAGEAGKGFAVVAEEVRNLAIRSSEAAEKTAELIEQSVKNAKNGVQISNEVKTALDQIVSGIGKTSALVNEIAAACKEQAQGIEQINSAVSQMDKVTQQNAAGAEEAASAAEELASQAESMKQTVWQLQTLVRGGSEATPQQAAAGQLSLSNQIFHQIAEGSNTPPTSRNFSRFTNHK